A genome region from Streptomyces sp. NBC_01296 includes the following:
- the allB gene encoding allantoinase AllB yields MSDDVELVLRSTRVITPGGTRAASVAVAAGKIVAVLPHDAEVPAGARLEDFGDDVLLPGLVDTHVHVNDPGRTEWEGFWTATRAAAAGGVTTILDMPLNSLPPTTTVDHLRVKQEVARAKAHVDVGFWGGALPDNVKDLAPLHDAGVYGFKCFLSPSGVDEFPELDQEQLATSLAEITGFGGLMIVHAEDPHHLDSAPVVPGPKYADFLASRPRDAENTAIGNLIAQAKRLNARVHVLHLSSSDALPLIAAAKAEGVKITVESCPHYLTLTAEEVPDGASEFKCCPPIREAANQDLLWDALADGTIDCIVSDHSPSTADLKTDDFATAWGGISSLQLGLPAIWTEARRRGRTLEDVVRWMSAAPAALAGLAGKGAIEAGRDADFAVLAPEETFTVDPAELHHRNRVTAYAGKTLHGVVKSTWLRGTQIADHGTPTEPTGRLLERQN; encoded by the coding sequence GTGTCCGACGACGTGGAACTGGTACTGCGCTCGACTCGCGTCATCACCCCCGGGGGGACGCGCGCCGCTTCGGTAGCCGTCGCCGCCGGGAAGATCGTCGCCGTACTGCCGCACGACGCCGAGGTGCCGGCGGGCGCCCGGCTCGAGGACTTCGGCGACGACGTCCTGCTCCCCGGCCTGGTCGACACGCACGTGCACGTGAACGACCCGGGCCGCACCGAGTGGGAGGGCTTCTGGACGGCCACCCGCGCCGCCGCGGCCGGAGGCGTCACCACGATCCTCGACATGCCGCTCAACTCCCTGCCGCCGACCACCACGGTCGACCACCTCCGCGTCAAGCAGGAGGTCGCCCGCGCCAAGGCGCACGTGGACGTCGGCTTCTGGGGCGGCGCCCTGCCGGACAACGTCAAGGACTTGGCGCCGCTGCACGACGCCGGCGTCTACGGCTTCAAGTGCTTCCTGTCGCCCTCCGGTGTCGACGAGTTCCCCGAGCTCGACCAGGAGCAGCTGGCCACCTCCCTCGCCGAGATCACCGGCTTCGGCGGGCTGATGATCGTGCACGCCGAGGACCCGCACCACCTGGACTCCGCTCCGGTCGTGCCCGGCCCCAAGTACGCCGACTTCCTCGCGTCCCGCCCGCGCGACGCCGAGAACACCGCGATCGGGAACCTGATCGCCCAGGCGAAGCGGCTGAACGCGCGGGTCCACGTCCTGCACCTGTCCTCCTCCGACGCGCTGCCGCTGATCGCCGCCGCCAAGGCGGAGGGCGTCAAGATCACCGTCGAGTCGTGTCCGCACTACCTCACCCTCACGGCCGAGGAAGTACCCGACGGCGCCAGCGAGTTCAAGTGCTGCCCGCCCATCCGCGAGGCCGCCAACCAGGACCTCCTGTGGGACGCGCTCGCCGACGGCACCATCGACTGCATCGTCTCCGACCACTCGCCCTCCACGGCGGACCTGAAGACGGACGACTTCGCCACCGCGTGGGGCGGCATCTCCTCCCTTCAGCTCGGCCTGCCGGCGATCTGGACCGAGGCCCGGCGCCGCGGACGCACCCTCGAGGACGTCGTGCGCTGGATGTCCGCCGCCCCGGCCGCCCTCGCGGGCCTCGCCGGCAAGGGCGCGATCGAGGCCGGCCGCGACGCCGACTTCGCCGTCCTGGCCCCCGAAGAGACCTTCACCGTGGATCCCGCGGAACTGCACCACCGCAACCGGGTCACGGCGTATGCGGGCAAGACCCTGCACGGCGTCGTGAAGTCCACCTGGCTGCGCGGTACGCAGATCGCCGACCACGGCACCCCGACCGAGCCCACGGGCCGACTTCTCGAAAGGCAGAACTGA
- a CDS encoding sensor histidine kinase has translation MAATAQSPAPRPLTPVTRVLRLCLHALLFGLLALAAGRAVTASAPRAGWVVAACAVLAAVYAAGVLAPVVHRSPRAGAVWLAGLGAAWAGLLVFSPDGLWIAFPLYFLELHLLRLRWGLAAVAVTACAAIGGFLAHAQSGAASPGAFLGPLLGGAVAVATVLGYQALYRESERRRELIEELIATRAELAAAERNAGILAERERLAREIHDTLAQGLSSIQLLLRAAERSLPQDAPALEHIGRAREAAQENLAEARRFVRALTPPDLEHGSLAAALERLCTAAPGPRVRFCLSGAPRVLPTPYEVALLRIAQSALANVVRHARADRAEITLTFMDASVTLDIVDDGTGFEPSSAPSGDGGFGLPAMRSRAETLGGLFTVESSPGQGTAVAVTLPLPLEAS, from the coding sequence ATGGCTGCTACTGCACAATCCCCCGCTCCACGTCCCCTCACCCCCGTCACGCGCGTGCTGCGCCTGTGCCTGCACGCGCTGCTGTTCGGGCTGCTCGCGCTGGCCGCCGGGCGGGCCGTCACCGCCTCCGCGCCGCGCGCCGGCTGGGTGGTCGCCGCCTGCGCGGTGCTCGCCGCCGTGTACGCGGCCGGCGTACTGGCTCCCGTGGTGCACCGCTCGCCGCGCGCCGGGGCGGTGTGGCTGGCCGGGCTGGGCGCGGCCTGGGCGGGGCTGCTGGTGTTCTCCCCCGACGGGCTGTGGATCGCCTTCCCGCTGTACTTCCTGGAGCTGCACCTGCTGCGGCTGCGCTGGGGCCTCGCGGCCGTCGCGGTGACCGCGTGCGCGGCGATCGGCGGCTTCCTGGCGCACGCGCAGAGCGGCGCGGCGTCGCCCGGGGCCTTCCTCGGACCGCTGCTCGGCGGGGCCGTGGCGGTGGCGACCGTACTGGGCTACCAGGCGCTGTACCGCGAGAGCGAACGCCGCCGCGAGCTCATCGAGGAGCTCATCGCCACCCGCGCCGAGCTGGCCGCGGCCGAGCGAAACGCGGGGATCCTGGCGGAGCGCGAACGCCTGGCCCGGGAGATCCACGACACCCTGGCGCAGGGCCTGTCCTCGATCCAGCTCCTGCTCCGCGCCGCGGAGCGGTCGCTTCCGCAGGACGCTCCGGCCCTGGAGCACATCGGCCGGGCCCGGGAGGCGGCCCAGGAGAACCTCGCCGAGGCGCGTCGTTTCGTACGGGCGCTGACCCCTCCCGACCTGGAACACGGCTCCCTCGCCGCCGCGCTGGAGCGGCTGTGCACGGCAGCTCCCGGGCCGCGCGTCCGGTTCTGCCTGAGCGGTGCGCCCCGGGTCCTGCCCACCCCGTACGAGGTCGCCCTGCTCCGCATCGCCCAGTCGGCGCTGGCCAACGTCGTCCGGCACGCCCGCGCGGACCGCGCCGAGATCACGCTGACCTTCATGGACGCCTCCGTGACGCTGGACATCGTGGACGACGGGACCGGCTTTGAACCGTCCTCGGCCCCCTCCGGCGACGGCGGGTTCGGCCTCCCCGCCATGCGCTCGCGGGCCGAGACCCTCGGCGGCCTGTTCACGGTCGAGTCCTCCCCCGGCCAGGGCACCGCCGTGGCCGTCACCCTGCCGCTGCCCCTGGAGGCATCCTGA
- a CDS encoding response regulator: MTIRLLLADDHPVVRAGLRAVLDTEPDFAVVAEAATAERAVELAASEPVDVVLMDLQFGTGMHGSAATAAITARPGAPRVLVLTTYDTDADILAAVEAGASGYLLKDAPPEELAAAVRTAAAGQSALAPAVALRLMDRMRTPAEALTKRELEVLQLVADGLSNQQISKKLFLSQATVKSHLVHIYAKLGVDSRTSAVAAATTRRLIRTA, encoded by the coding sequence ATGACGATCCGCCTGCTGCTGGCCGACGACCACCCGGTGGTCCGGGCCGGGCTGCGTGCGGTGCTGGACACCGAGCCGGACTTCGCGGTGGTCGCCGAGGCCGCCACCGCCGAGCGGGCCGTGGAACTGGCCGCCTCGGAGCCGGTGGACGTGGTCCTGATGGACCTCCAGTTCGGTACGGGCATGCACGGCTCTGCGGCGACGGCGGCGATCACCGCCCGGCCCGGAGCCCCCCGGGTCCTGGTCCTGACCACGTACGACACGGACGCGGACATCCTGGCAGCGGTGGAGGCGGGCGCGTCCGGCTACCTGCTGAAGGACGCCCCGCCGGAGGAGCTGGCGGCGGCGGTCCGCACCGCGGCGGCGGGCCAGTCGGCGCTGGCCCCGGCGGTGGCGCTGCGCCTGATGGACCGGATGCGCACCCCCGCGGAGGCACTGACGAAGCGGGAGCTGGAGGTGCTCCAGCTGGTCGCGGACGGCCTGTCGAACCAGCAGATCTCGAAGAAGCTCTTCCTGAGCCAGGCCACGGTCAAATCCCACCTGGTCCACATCTACGCGAAGCTCGGCGTCGACTCCCGCACGTCGGCGGTGGCCGCGGCCACCACCCGCCGCCTGATCCGCACCGCGTAG
- a CDS encoding ABC transporter permease: MFVAWRDLRFAKGRFALMGSVVLLITLLVGLLSGLTAGLARENISAVTGLPATHLAFAAPAGDQKVSFTNSQVPEKAWQAWRTQPGVKSVQPLGIRTTNASAGERTAAVSVFGVDPAGPLPPRGSGLAQGQVVLTEKAAKELGGLAAGGKLKIGPLELTVAAVSGTAAYSHTPVVWMDLGDWQRIGNPGTSLDTLATVIALDTAGSADLAAGDEAAATKIQTVDEALGAIGSYQAENGSLQLMRGFLFAISALVIGAFFTVWTIQRSGDIAVLKALGASTPYLLKDALGQAVVMLAIGTGLGTALAAGFGALISGGNVPFVLDTATVLVPAAIMIALGALGAALSIRRITAVDPLTALGSAR, encoded by the coding sequence ATGTTCGTCGCATGGAGAGATCTACGGTTCGCCAAGGGCCGCTTCGCCCTCATGGGCTCGGTCGTACTGCTGATCACGCTGCTGGTCGGCCTGCTGTCCGGGCTCACCGCCGGCCTGGCCCGGGAGAACATCTCGGCCGTCACCGGCCTGCCCGCCACCCACCTCGCCTTCGCCGCGCCGGCGGGGGACCAGAAGGTGTCCTTCACCAACTCCCAGGTGCCCGAGAAGGCCTGGCAGGCCTGGCGGACACAGCCCGGTGTGAAGTCGGTGCAGCCGCTCGGCATCCGCACCACCAACGCGTCGGCGGGTGAGCGCACCGCGGCCGTCTCCGTGTTCGGCGTCGACCCGGCCGGCCCCCTCCCGCCCCGCGGCAGCGGCCTCGCCCAGGGGCAGGTGGTCCTCACGGAGAAGGCCGCGAAGGAACTCGGCGGCCTCGCCGCCGGCGGCAAGCTGAAGATCGGCCCGCTCGAGCTGACCGTGGCCGCCGTCTCCGGCACCGCCGCGTACAGCCACACCCCCGTCGTCTGGATGGACCTGGGCGACTGGCAGCGCATCGGCAACCCCGGCACCTCCCTCGACACCCTCGCCACCGTGATCGCGCTCGACACCGCCGGATCCGCCGACCTCGCCGCAGGCGACGAGGCCGCCGCCACCAAGATTCAGACCGTCGACGAGGCCCTCGGCGCCATAGGGTCCTACCAGGCCGAGAACGGCTCGCTCCAGCTGATGCGCGGCTTCCTCTTCGCCATCTCCGCCCTGGTCATAGGGGCCTTCTTCACCGTCTGGACGATCCAGCGCAGCGGTGACATCGCCGTGCTGAAGGCGCTGGGCGCCTCCACCCCGTACCTGCTGAAGGACGCGCTCGGCCAGGCCGTCGTCATGCTCGCGATCGGCACCGGGCTCGGTACGGCGCTGGCCGCCGGGTTCGGCGCGCTGATCAGCGGCGGCAACGTGCCCTTCGTCCTCGACACCGCGACCGTGCTGGTGCCCGCCGCGATCATGATCGCGCTCGGCGCACTGGGCGCGGCCCTGTCCATCCGGCGGATCACCGCCGTAGACCCCCTGACCGCCCTCGGGAGCGCCCGGTGA
- a CDS encoding ABC transporter ATP-binding protein: MTLLVHDVTLTYPDGESRLTALDRVRLEVPPGTLTAVIGPSGSGKSSLLAVAATLVTPDSGQVVVAGQDTAWLSPAEKSALRREKIGIVFQQPNLLASLTAAEQLQVMAHLSGRPSRALRRRALELLDAVGLADKADKRPHQLSGGQRQRINIARALMNEPAVLLVDEPTSALDHERGAAVLDLLVTLTRERSTATVLVTHDHAHLERMDRTATMTDGRLTQAASEPETVPAA; encoded by the coding sequence GTGACCCTGCTCGTGCACGACGTCACGCTCACCTACCCGGACGGCGAGAGCCGGCTCACCGCCCTCGACCGGGTCCGCCTGGAGGTGCCCCCGGGCACCCTGACCGCGGTGATAGGACCCTCCGGCTCCGGCAAGTCCAGCCTGCTGGCCGTCGCCGCCACCCTGGTCACCCCGGACTCCGGGCAGGTGGTGGTGGCCGGCCAGGACACCGCGTGGCTGAGCCCGGCCGAGAAGTCGGCCCTGCGCCGCGAGAAGATCGGCATCGTCTTCCAGCAGCCGAACCTGCTGGCCTCGCTCACCGCCGCCGAGCAGCTCCAGGTGATGGCGCACCTCTCGGGCCGCCCGTCGCGGGCGCTGCGCCGCCGGGCGCTGGAACTGCTGGACGCGGTGGGCCTGGCCGACAAGGCCGACAAGCGCCCCCACCAGCTCTCCGGCGGCCAGCGCCAGCGCATCAACATCGCCCGCGCCCTGATGAACGAGCCGGCCGTGCTCCTGGTCGACGAGCCGACGAGCGCCCTGGACCACGAGCGCGGGGCGGCCGTCCTCGACCTGCTGGTCACCCTGACCCGCGAGCGCTCCACCGCGACCGTGCTGGTCACCCACGACCACGCCCACCTGGAGCGCATGGACCGGACGGCCACGATGACGGACGGCCGCCTGACGCAGGCGGCATCGGAGCCGGAGACCGTCCCGGCCGCGTGA
- a CDS encoding IclR family transcriptional regulator: MPTSSASTTDASAKPTAASGGVQSLERAFDLLERMADAGGEVGLSELSTASGLPLPTIHRLMRTLVACGYVRQQPNRRYSLGPRLIRLGESASRLLGTWARPYLARLVEETGETANMALLDGDEIVYVAQVPSKHSMRMFTEVGRRVLPHSTGVGKALLAYTPADEVRALLARTGMPAATEKTITTPEGFLEALEQVRKVGYAVDDNEQEIGVRCLAVSVPNSPTAAAISISGPAGRVTEAVAESFVPILQNIAADLSVALQSQNPA, translated from the coding sequence GTGCCGACGTCCAGCGCCAGCACCACCGACGCTTCCGCCAAGCCCACCGCCGCCAGCGGTGGCGTTCAGTCCCTTGAGCGCGCCTTCGATCTGCTCGAACGCATGGCCGATGCCGGGGGTGAGGTCGGCCTGAGCGAGCTCTCCACCGCCAGCGGTCTGCCGCTGCCCACCATCCACCGCCTCATGCGCACCCTCGTGGCATGCGGCTACGTCCGGCAGCAGCCCAATCGACGGTACTCCCTCGGCCCCCGGCTGATCCGCCTCGGCGAGTCCGCGTCGCGGCTGCTGGGGACCTGGGCCCGGCCGTACCTCGCCCGTCTGGTCGAGGAGACCGGCGAGACGGCGAACATGGCCCTGCTCGACGGGGACGAGATCGTCTACGTCGCCCAGGTGCCGTCCAAGCACTCCATGCGCATGTTCACCGAGGTCGGCCGCCGCGTGCTGCCGCACTCCACCGGTGTGGGCAAGGCGCTGCTCGCGTACACCCCCGCGGACGAGGTACGGGCCCTGCTGGCGCGCACCGGGATGCCCGCCGCGACCGAGAAGACCATCACCACGCCCGAGGGCTTCCTGGAGGCGCTGGAGCAGGTCCGCAAGGTGGGCTACGCGGTCGACGACAACGAGCAGGAGATAGGAGTCCGCTGCCTCGCCGTGTCGGTGCCCAACTCGCCGACCGCCGCCGCGATCTCCATCTCGGGTCCGGCCGGGCGCGTGACCGAGGCCGTGGCCGAGTCCTTCGTGCCGATCCTGCAGAACATCGCGGCCGACCTGTCCGTGGCCCTGCAGAGCCAGAACCCCGCGTAG